The Tatumella ptyseos genome segment TAATTGCAGAGGTTGCTACAAAGAGATGCTGACTCGCAGCACTGAGTGAACCCGCGTCAACCACTGCAAGGAAATATCGGACTTCAGTCGTTAGCATAAATTTGCCTCTAAAAAGTGCATGCTACTTATTCGTGCAGGTCAGCCTTGCTTTTATAGCAACGCTTGTTTGTTTTTTTGTTGATTGTATCAAAGCTCACCCCTCACTTAGATTACTCATACAACATAAAAAAATACAAATTGGACAGAGATATGACAGCAGAAAAAGTTATGGATGCCGCAACCACTTGGTTTGATAGTGGGGAATTTAAAAACGTCTTAGCTAGGCGAATCGCCATCCGTTCAGAGAGCCAACGTGATGATCGTGATAATGAAATTAGACTTTATCTAGAACAAGAAATTACCCCCGCTTTTGAAAAAATCGGTTTCATAATCACAACTCTGCCTAATAGGTCGGCTCCAGCACGGCCTATGCTATTAGCGACACGTATCGAAGATCCGTCTTTACCCACCCTACTTTGCTACGGGCACGGTGATGTTGTGTTTGGGGAAGAAGAAAGTTGGCGAGAAGGATTAATACCATGGCAATTGATTGAGGAGGATGATCGTTGGTATGGACGTGGCAGTGCTGATAATAAAGGCCAACATTCTATCAATATTGCGGCATTAGAACAGATTTACCAATTCCGCGGTGGTCGTCTCGGTTTCAATTGTAAGTTCCTTTTTGAAATGGGTGAAGAAGTCAGCTCTCCTGGACTGGCAACCATCTGCCAGCAGCATAGCGACGCATTAAGCGCAGATGTATTTATTGCTTCGGATGGCCCAAGAGTCGATGCTGTTAGCCCGACCTTATTTCTTGGCTCTCGAGGTGCAGTCAACGTTAAGCTATCCATTAATGCTCGAGATAGCGATTATCATTCCGGTAACTGGGGGGGATTACTGTCAAATCCCGCTACACGTCTTTGCAACGCGATAAGTACATTAGTCAACAGTCAGGGACAGATACTGGTTAATGGGTTAAAACCCCCTGCTATCACTGAAAATATGCGTAAAATTCTCAGAGACATTACGTTGAGACCTAGTGCAAATAGTCCAGAAATCGACGTTAATTGGGGCGAGTCGGGGCTCACGCCTGTTGAACGTCTCTATGGCTGGAATACTTTAGAAATATTGGCTATGAATGCAGGAAAGATTGATTGCGCTATGAATGCCATACCCGGTCAAGCCACAGCGATTTGCCAGTTACGTTTTGTCGTCGATACTGATTGGGAGAATATCGGTACTTACCTCACACAACACTTAGTAGAACAGGGATTCAATGATGTAATAGTCGATGTACTACGAGGCTCAGCGGCCACCAGGCTGGATCCTAATAATCCTTTAGTCGATTGGGCGCTAGAATCCATACAAAAAAGCAGTGGTAAAAAAGCAACTTTACTTCCTAACCTCGGTGGTTCTCTCCCTAATGACGTCTTCGCAAATATCTTAAAACTCCCAACGCTTTGGATACCTCACTCCTACCCGAGTTGCGGTCAGCATGGCGCTAATGAACATATGTTGAAGTCCATTGCCAAAGAGGGGCTAAAAATAATGACGCACTTATTTTGGGAGTTTGGTGAAAAAGGGTTGGAGATCGTTGCCAATCATCGTAGTTATCAACAAAAACAGGGGGATTCATAATGGATGCGACGAGCTACACAACCCCACCTTTGTATAAAACGCTCTTCGCGACTTGTGTCGGTAATGCCCTTGAATGGTTCGACATTGCCGTTTATGCTTTTTTTGCCCGTTATATCGCTAATGAGTTCTTCCCAACACAAGATACATCAGTCTCGATGTTACTCACTTTTGGAAGTTTTGGGATATCGTTTCTCATCCGACCACTGGGTGCCATTATTCTAGGAAGCTATGCGGATCGATATGGCAGAAAAAATGCCCTGCTTTTATCGATAACGCTTATGACCATTGGCTGCGCAATGATCGTTTTGATGCCCGGTTATGCAACAATAGGACTGGCTGCTCCACTTTTAATTTTACTCGCGAGGCTTATTCAAGGGTTCTCTGCTGGAGGAGAGTTTGGAAGTTCCACCGCTTTTTTAGTCGAACATTTTCCACAACGTAAGGCTTTTATTGCTAGTTGGCAATTTGCCACACAGGGC includes the following:
- a CDS encoding M20 family metallopeptidase; translated protein: MTAEKVMDAATTWFDSGEFKNVLARRIAIRSESQRDDRDNEIRLYLEQEITPAFEKIGFIITTLPNRSAPARPMLLATRIEDPSLPTLLCYGHGDVVFGEEESWREGLIPWQLIEEDDRWYGRGSADNKGQHSINIAALEQIYQFRGGRLGFNCKFLFEMGEEVSSPGLATICQQHSDALSADVFIASDGPRVDAVSPTLFLGSRGAVNVKLSINARDSDYHSGNWGGLLSNPATRLCNAISTLVNSQGQILVNGLKPPAITENMRKILRDITLRPSANSPEIDVNWGESGLTPVERLYGWNTLEILAMNAGKIDCAMNAIPGQATAICQLRFVVDTDWENIGTYLTQHLVEQGFNDVIVDVLRGSAATRLDPNNPLVDWALESIQKSSGKKATLLPNLGGSLPNDVFANILKLPTLWIPHSYPSCGQHGANEHMLKSIAKEGLKIMTHLFWEFGEKGLEIVANHRSYQQKQGDS